A genome region from Aurantiacibacter sp. MUD61 includes the following:
- a CDS encoding accessory factor UbiK family protein, whose amino-acid sequence MQSENKIIADFVKVANSAAGTLAGMGREARENAREKMKEAMGGMDFVSREEFDAVKDMAAMAREKVEILEARLAALEAKTK is encoded by the coding sequence ATGCAAAGCGAAAACAAGATCATCGCCGATTTCGTCAAAGTCGCCAATTCCGCAGCTGGTACGCTCGCTGGGATGGGCCGTGAAGCGCGGGAAAATGCGCGTGAGAAGATGAAAGAGGCCATGGGCGGAATGGACTTTGTCTCCCGCGAAGAATTCGACGCGGTGAAAGACATGGCCGCTATGGCGCGCGAGAAGGTTGAAATCCTTGAAGCCCGCCTCGCTGCGCTTGAAGCGAAGACCAAGTAA